The Rhododendron vialii isolate Sample 1 chromosome 8a, ASM3025357v1 genome has a window encoding:
- the LOC131298056 gene encoding uncharacterized protein LOC131298056, with protein MAGIRLAPEDSDVSHARALTTADLISDDDRSVAADSWSIKSDYGSTLDDEQRHADAAEALSAVPHRAASDYSSDKEEPDAEAVTSMLGFQNYWDSTYANELANYREHGHAGEVWFGADVMETVASWTKSLCTDNSQGHLVNHVGNEKCGLVGESDKDFSTWSVLDIGTGNGLFLQELAKQGFSDLTGTDYSEGAIDLARSLSDRGGFTYIKFLVDDVLETKLERKYQLVMDKGTLDAIGLHPDGPIKRIMYWDSVSRLVASGGILVITSCNSTKDELVQEVNYYNRRRIGASQEAGTREDQTTNGDSPPFRYLDHVRSYPTFMFGGSVGSRVATVAFLRN; from the exons ATGGCCGGAATTCGATTAGCTCCGGAAGACTCCGACGTCTCGCACGCTCGAGCTCTGACCACCGCCGACCTAATCTCCGACGACGACCGCTCCGTGGCGGCGGATTCATGGTCCATTAAGAGCGACTACGGCAGCACTTTGGACGACGAGCAGCGACACGCTGACGCCGCCGAAGCTCTCTCCGCTGTCCCCCACCGGGCTGCCTCCGATTACAG TTCTGACAAGGAGGAGCCAGATGCTGAAGCAGTTACATCAATGTTGGGTTTCCAGAATTATTGGGATTCAACATATGCCAATGAATTGGCAAATTATCGTGAGCATGGCCATGCTGGTGAAGTTTG GTTTGGGGCTGATGTCATGGAGACTGTTGCTTCTTGGACCAAAAGCTTGTGTACTGACAATTCTCAAGGCCATCTGGTGAATCATGTTGGCAATGAAAAATGTGGGCTTGTTGGGGAGAGTGATAAAGATTTTTCCACTTGGAGTGTACTTGACATCGGCACTGGCAATGGTCTTTTTTTACAGGAGCTTGCAAAGCAGgg GTTCTCTGATCTCACTGGAACTGATTACAGTGAAGGAGCAATTGACCTAGCTCGAAGCCTTTCTGATCGTGGCGGATTCACCTACATTAAGTTTTTG GTTGATGACGTTCTAGAAACAAAGTTAGAAAGGAAGTACCAACTTGTCATGGATAAAGGGACTCTAGATGCCATTGGTCTGCATCCTGATGGTCCGATCAAAAG GATCATGTATTGGGATTCAGTCTCAAGGTTGGTAGCATCTGGTGGAATATTG GTGATTACATCGTGTAATAGTACGAAAGATGAATTGGTGCAAGAAGTGAATTATTACAACCGCAGAAGAATTGGTGCCTCCCAAGAAGCTGGAACTCGGGAGGACCAAACAACCAATGGAGATTCTCCTCCGTTCCGCTACCTCGATCACGTCCGTTCGTACCCAACATTCATGTTTGGAGGATCCGTAGGATCACGTGTTGCTACCGTTGCATTTCTGAGGAACTGA